One genomic region from Zalophus californianus isolate mZalCal1 chromosome 2, mZalCal1.pri.v2, whole genome shotgun sequence encodes:
- the LOC113924299 gene encoding uncharacterized protein C10orf95-like — MEFRKLSVTQQFRSGLAARLHSVAAAAPELGSRKGEGRFARVRSGAAEGKATASRAVCVQAPGWERGALPCNDFIFSEERPRRPRLPRAWVGPMRCAGGRTRTRPRSPQVAAASGRKGLAAGEGLGLPKPGGGIAPPRLPVSGGLSSCAPTPSSPESRDARVRGRFATPRAAAGCGPAGWSGRTLPGAPAEPRSRPAPHRAVRAPGGVAVAARPVPEPGSGPPA; from the coding sequence ATGGAATTCAGAAAGTTAAGTGTCACCCAGCAATTTCGGTCAGGGCTTGCGGCGCGCCTGCACAGCGTGGCGGCGGCGGCACCCGAGCTCGgaagcaggaagggggaggggcggtTTGCCAGAGTTCGCTCGGGGGCAGCAGAGGGGAAGGCCACCGCCTCCCGGGCGGTGTGCGTTCAAGCCCCGGGTTGGGAGCGTGGTGCGTTGCCCTGCAATGATTTCATCTTTTCGGAAGAGCGGCCGCGGCGGCCGCGGCTGCCACGTGCCTGGGTCGGCCCCATGCGCTGCGCCGGGGGACGGACCCGGACGCGGCCGCGGTCACCGCAGGTCGCAGCGGCGAGCGGAAGGAAAGGGCTGGCAGCCGGAGAGGGGCTCGGGTTGCCAAAACCGGGCGGGGGGATCGCTCCGCCGAGACTGCCGGTCTCGGGGGGGCTGTCCTCCTGCGCACCCACACCTTCCAGCCCCGAAAGCAGGGATGCCAGAGTGCGGGGCAGGTTCGCAACTCCGAGGGCGGCTGCAGGCTGTGGCCCCGCGGGCTGGAGCGGCCGGACCCTCCCGGGGGCCCCGGCAGAACCCCGTTCCCGGCCTGCGCCCCACCGCGCAGTGCGCGCTCCCGGCGGCGTGGCCGTGGCCGCCCGGCCCGTGCCCGAGCCGGGCAGCGGGCCACCCGCTTAG